GATGGCCAGAATAGGTCCTAGTGTTAACTTTGCTTTATACACTCTTCCACTTCCACCAGATCCAATACAATACTTTTCATCAAAACTCTCGGTAGCTTCGATTATATCTTCATACACAATCTTCCCGTCGTAGTTCACAACCGAAAGTGGATTTCTGGCCTCCGATACCATAGCTTCCTTCGACTCTCTGCTCCTTTTTGCTCTTCGGGAGAGTGCATACAGAATAAACAGGGCTAAAGAAAGTATCAACCATGATAAAGAAGCACTGACAATGATTATCGGAACATTGTGATTTTTCTTACGAGTTTCCTTCTCCACTGATGTATTACTGCAGGGCTTCAAACCTAGGACTTCACCGCATAGGTTTTTGTTGTTGCTGAATGCGGCAGGTGAAGCACGGTGAAAGAATCCACTGTCAGGAACCGGTCCTTCCAAGTCATTGTACGAGAAGTCAATCGACGTTAAGCCAGTCATTGTACCGAATAAAGAGGGGATTGAACCTGACAGCATGTTGTGTGAGACGTTTAAATGCTCCAACATGGTGAACTTTGCTAGCTCGGGAAGTATCTGCTGTGTGAGCAAATTTTGACTAAGATCAAGTGAACCCTGCAAAGTTAGATAGCCAAGCTGGAATGGGATTGACCCATTGAAATAGCTCTTTCTCAAGCACAAATTATGTAGCTTCGAGCATTCACCAAGTTGTCCTGGAATTTGCCCATTCAGCTTGTTTTCTGAAAGATCAAGATCCTCAAGACTCGAGAGCTTTCCAATCTCAAGTGGCACCACATGTGATAATTGGTTATTGCTCAAGTTGAGGAAGTACAGAGGTTAATCTGCCCAATACTTTTGGTATCTTTCCAACAAGTTGGTTCGAAGAAAGATCGAGTACCGCTAGTCGATTCAACTTGCCGAATTCTTCAGGTATCTCTCCTTTGATCATATTACCAGCAACTTTTAATTGTTCCAGGTTTCTGCTAAGCAACCCTTCCAATCTATTGTGGCTCAACTTACAGTAATTCAGATTCGGATAAACTCCAAAGTCTCGGTCCAAAGATCCCGAAAGCTGGTTGTTGTGGAGCCGTACTCGGACGAGGCTGGTACACGCAAGTTTCTTCGGGATGGGACCTGTAATGTTGTTGAACGCTGCAGTGAAAAGCTGAACCTTTGCACCTTGACAGACTTGTGGTAAGGGACCTGAAAAGTTGTTTTCACTCAAATGCAATTCTCTTAAAGAAGTGAGGTTTGCTAATCCTTGAGGTACAAAACCCGAAAGCCGATTCGTGAACAGCAGCAATTCAACAAGAAGATTACAGTTGAGTAAACTATGAGGGAAGGTTCCAGAACACTCATTCTGGTGTAAAAACAACATTGTTAATTCGGTCAAGTTACCAAAAGATGAAGGGATAAGGACCTGAAAGATGGTTTCGATGTAAAGCCAAGGCATGGAAATGATTGCTAGACAAAGCTAGCTCCACGAGATTAACAAGCAGGCCAATTTCCGAAGGAATCATCCCAGTGAAGTTGTTGTTGTGGAGCTCAAGAAATCGGAGCCTGTTCCAGTTGGAGAATAATCGTGGGTCTAGCTCGCCGCTGATCAAGTTATTGCCCACATAAAGCAGTGAAATTTGAGTGAGGTTGGCTAACGAAAGAGGAAGAAAACCAGAAAGATAATTCATGGAGAGATTGAGGTGGGTTAGTTTTGAAAGTGAGCCTAGCTCGGATGGGATTGGACCAGAGAGAACATTGGAACTGAGATTTAGACAAGCGAGGTTGGGGAAGTACGAGAAATCCAAGTTACTAAGATTACCTCTAATACGTGAGCTTGCAAGGTTAATTCCTATTATGCTTCCAGCATTGTCGCATGAAATTCCAAACCAGTTACATGGACTGGTAAGGTTTTCGTTGTTTACTGCAAGTGTCCATGTTTGGGGAGAGGATTGATTTGGGAGACTCTCTTTCCATCTAAGAAGAGCTTTTGCTTCCAACAGCTCCACTGCTCTTACATGCCAGAGAGAGCAGTAAAAATGATAAGCGTTTCAGTAAGTAGGCCATTATTTGCTTAACGAATGATACGAGTTAACTCAGGCTGAGTTGTGAGACACTGAGACTACCTAATACCTACCTGGAAGACCCTTCTATTTACAAGGCTGATAACTGAAGACTATTTTctcatcatcattttcatgttagAAATCTCCAACTAGCTCCTTAAAAGTCAAGGACGTATGGTATGGAGATTAATCCATGAGACCGTCACTAGAAAGATTGTTTTTTCTAGAGTGAAATCGACGGTCAATGCTTATTTTCTTGATATGGATTGTTCAAAATTGAAGATTTATGACAACAAATTCCACCACTAAAATTGCATGGAATGGTGTTAATCACGTAACATCCGACTCTAGGAACCACTGCAATATTTAGCTTTAAATGCCGAGGAAAAGGGCACTAATCGTTGGGAATGGCGAAGCTCTGGGGTATTAATCACGGAAATATATTGTAATAATCAGTGCAAATACCAATTGATCACAACACAAGCTTGCCATGTTTGTAGCTTTCAGTCTCTTTGCCCTTCCCTTACGCTGGAAGAAGAAAGAGAGAACACGTACATGCATGTCAAGTCCACTGCAAATATGATCAAATATAGTGGGGGGGCtctttcaatatttaaaaatatttgtgttcATACATGTGGATGAGGATTTATCATATAGAGGGCCTTAGATATGGCAAAGCTAGTTTCTTGATCTCCATTCCATACGTTAggagaaaaatttaaagaaaaattaggcATGGCAAGAATTTTATCATAGCTTTGATTCAAATAAAAATTGATGTATTTGAATTCAATATATTTATTATCTCAGTTCGTTCTTTTTCAATTTATCCTTCCATTGGATGAGAAAAAAGATTAACAAAGTAACTCAATAGCGGATTAAGATATAGCTTTATCTTAAGTGCTTTTTAAATTCCTCTAAATATTAGTCACATAAATTTGGGTGTACAAACCCTTGCATGCTTTTCTTTTGTTCTAGcatttgttttaatatataaaatgtgCTTTTACCCTAAAAAGAAATTAGACATTGCACATCTCAGCATAGTTAGAATCTCAGTCCGTTTTCCAAATACAAAAACTGGATCTTGAACAGTCATTTAATAGTGGGTTTTGATTGGGACAGAAAAGAAACAAGGTAAATTGGCTTGTGACAACAAAAATGAACAAGGACCAAATAAAGTTAAAGGGACAAAAGCGTTTACACATGCTTTGGCTAACTTTTACTTTCCACGGTGAAGGAAAACAACTGAGACCATACAATTATGTACCGACCCCCCTTAAAAagttttcaactttttcattGTTTTCCATTACAGATCAAATTACTCCGAATGGCAGATATAATAAAGCTTAACACAGTGCAAGATTAACGCCGTGGTTCCCGTGAAGGAAGGTTAAAAAGCAAAagctttaacttttttttattaatccaTTCCTAAAGAAATGAATGTCTAACTGCAACTCGGACTCGGAGCAAAACAGAAAGCTATTCGACTAAACTCTCTTCATTGTGTAGACCATTCTTAGTCTCACTCTCACACAGGATATGGGTGGCAAAATAAGAACAAAGTAAATGAATGAACTATGGTCACACCTAAAGGAGACTTGACAAACAATGGACACAAAGCAAACCAATTCGCTGACAATGATTCCTTCGTATGTAGTCTACGATTGCCATTCTTTACGGATATCGAAAGTGTAGTTGATCTCCAAGTAGCACTTGTTGTCATCGTCCACAAACTGTAAGGAGAGAAATAAGTTAATGGAAACAATATCAGTAAGCCTTTGTATGAATGCACACTATCAAGATGGTACAAAATTTCAACTATGATTTCATTATCTATAACATGAGAATGACCCACAAATTTGAATCTCAAAAGCCTGTTTCACATGGATCCTGACAACTCATTAATGGGATGTTAATCAGTATATTAATTCGGAGACACCATCTAACAAGAAAATCAAGTAATAAAAGCAACAGAGAACCAGAATCATACAAACCACTATGGACATTAATGAACAAGCTTAaatggttttttattttatcattgatTTTACCTTACTTCTAGCTGAATAAGATCCTCTAGCAAACATTCCAGATGGAGTTGTTTCTTCACAAATTTCATGTGTGTAAGGCTCTGCCTGGGGACTGAAGGTTCCAATCATCTCTTTCGTGCTATCAACTGGTACAAGAGTTCATGGTGAAGAATATCAAATCCAATGGTTAACATGAGAGGGTACAATTCTTCCATATGAACAacagagaaagagaaagaggaattacCCTTGACACCAGTTTTCCAAACCATATTAGTGTACTTGAGGCCGGACACAATGTTGTTGCTCACTTGGAAAGTGAATTGCAGGCTGTATTTGCTTCCTTCTTTTAGGGTAAACCACAAGCCTTTAGGCTTTCCGTTCTCCGGAATTGGAAGTACCATATCAGGTCTACCATGTGATTTGATCGCAAGGCTCAGTATCTTCACTTCAGGTTCTAGCTTTTCTATAACATCATAAACAATAGAAGAAAATGTCAGGATACAAAGAAAGGACACGTTACAGAGCATGGAAACTATTGATGAAATCATAGACAAAAAGAAGGTATGAAGCTATACTCTAGGCCTACAATGTTAAGATAAACTGTCCACCAACAAAAAAGTTACATTAAAAGAAGCTGAAATTCAATATGCAAACAAATTGATCTTGCATCCCATCTCTTACCTTTTAATAATGGTCTACCAAGTATTGCAACATTTGAGATCAAGGGATTATATTCCAGATATTTTACACACAATATAAATTTCATCAACAGTGAAAG
The genomic region above belongs to Gossypium hirsutum isolate 1008001.06 chromosome D05, Gossypium_hirsutum_v2.1, whole genome shotgun sequence and contains:
- the LOC107907411 gene encoding rho GDP-dissociation inhibitor 1 translates to MSLAVGENPSPKTMGFDKEGSATDSEASETKTPSKIPPNEDAVDGHHPPGINRKASESSLCPTEDEDDDDEEEREIELGPKCTLKEQLEKDKDDESLRRWKEQLLGTVDFESVGEKLEPEVKILSLAIKSHGRPDMVLPIPENGKPKGLWFTLKEGSKYSLQFTFQVSNNIVSGLKYTNMVWKTGVKVDSTKEMIGTFSPQAEPYTHEICEETTPSGMFARGSYSARSKFVDDDNKCYLEINYTFDIRKEWQS
- the LOC107902865 gene encoding MDIS1-interacting receptor like kinase 2 translates to MLEHLNVSHNMLSGSIPSLFGTMTGLTSIDFSYNDLEGPVPDSGFFHRASPAAFSNNKNLCGEVLGLKPCSNTSVEKETRKKNHNVPIIIVSASLSWLILSLALFILYALSRRAKRSRESKEAMVSEARNPLSVVNYDGKIVYEDIIEATESFDEKYCIGSGGSGRVYKAKLTLGPILAIKKLLCLDGEQMEKLRSFTNEIRALTEISHKNIVKFYGFCCHGPHKFLVYDYIERGNLADVPRDDMKAK